One window from the genome of Halomicrobium zhouii encodes:
- the thpR gene encoding RNA 2',3'-cyclic phosphodiesterase, which translates to MSKRLFVSVDLDGLAEEVAAVQDLFADASGLSLTDPEQAHVTLKFLGDTDAERVDDLVRELEVAVADSGVEPFEAEFGGLGVFPSLEYISVVWLGTRAGGDELTALHEAIEERTVAMGFEPEDHEFTPHATLARMQHAGGKELVQDVVQNRDPDVGTLRVDEVRLTESVLTGEGPDYSTVEAIPL; encoded by the coding sequence ATGAGCAAGCGACTGTTCGTCAGCGTCGACCTCGACGGCCTCGCCGAGGAGGTCGCGGCGGTCCAGGACCTGTTCGCGGACGCGAGCGGCCTCAGCCTCACCGACCCCGAGCAGGCACACGTCACCCTGAAGTTCCTCGGCGACACCGACGCGGAGCGCGTCGACGACCTGGTGAGGGAACTGGAGGTCGCCGTCGCGGACAGCGGCGTCGAACCCTTCGAGGCGGAGTTCGGCGGCCTCGGCGTCTTCCCGTCGCTGGAGTACATCAGCGTCGTCTGGCTGGGAACGAGAGCGGGCGGCGACGAACTCACCGCGCTCCACGAGGCCATCGAGGAACGCACCGTCGCTATGGGGTTCGAACCGGAGGACCACGAGTTCACCCCGCACGCCACGCTCGCGCGCATGCAGCACGCTGGCGGCAAGGAACTCGTCCAGGACGTCGTGCAGAATCGCGACCCCGACGTCGGCACGCTCCGGGTCGACGAGGTCCGACTCACGGAGAGCGTACTCACCGGAGAGGGGCCCGACTACTCCACGGTCGAGGCGATCCCGCTTTAG
- a CDS encoding nitrite/sulfite reductase encodes MNSVERYKQEKHPLDVVEDVKEYAEEGLTFDEIEARAGDGEWERLKWAGMYAHGRQRGYFMMRTKVPGGYLTPEQAEVIGEVAQEYATAPEEYGGEEQNSIWGDAFLDITTRQDIQKHWIEVEDVPEIWAKYDEVGLTTIQGCGDSARNVLGCPAAGLDDHECFDAQPVIEAVSDFFTENREYANLPRKFKMTITGCAHDCGQSQINDVGLTPAKREVAGEPHYGFHVKVGGGLSDGPRMASPLDVFVLPEHAVEFCRAVAQTFKELGDRNNRGVCRMRYLVEQLGPEKFEEAVRDRCQVDLPTRGTDLTQGYRGDHVGVHDQKDGDLKYVGFNVIAGRMGGDEFAEAARAAREYGTEDASVRLATDQNFLITHVPPENVGDLLNEPFARNYRPDPGPFSRGAVGCTGSEFCNYGIIETKNRVRRWAKALDRQIDTPDDLDVVRMHMSGCSASCAQPQIADIGFRGETVNVNDPEGTTNEEGDNIVEGMDFGLGGSLGSDNEFLDWVENAVPAGSVIPALEQLFDAYADEREDGERFYEWCRRVDNDRLRQIMQRADANVAGGVAHDGEGGVADD; translated from the coding sequence ATGAACTCGGTCGAGCGGTACAAACAGGAGAAACATCCCCTCGACGTCGTCGAGGACGTGAAGGAGTACGCCGAGGAGGGACTGACCTTCGACGAGATCGAAGCGCGCGCGGGCGACGGCGAGTGGGAGCGCCTGAAGTGGGCAGGGATGTACGCCCACGGCCGCCAGCGGGGCTACTTCATGATGCGGACGAAGGTCCCCGGCGGCTATCTCACCCCGGAGCAGGCCGAAGTGATCGGCGAGGTGGCCCAGGAGTACGCCACTGCGCCCGAGGAGTACGGCGGCGAGGAACAGAACTCGATCTGGGGCGATGCCTTCCTCGACATCACGACCAGACAGGACATCCAGAAACACTGGATCGAGGTTGAGGACGTCCCCGAGATCTGGGCGAAATACGACGAGGTCGGCCTGACGACCATCCAGGGGTGTGGCGACTCGGCGCGCAACGTGCTGGGCTGTCCCGCCGCCGGCCTCGACGACCACGAGTGCTTCGACGCCCAGCCCGTGATCGAGGCGGTCTCGGACTTTTTCACCGAGAACCGGGAGTACGCCAACCTGCCCCGGAAGTTCAAGATGACCATCACCGGCTGTGCGCACGACTGCGGGCAGTCACAGATCAACGACGTCGGCCTGACGCCGGCGAAGCGGGAGGTGGCGGGAGAGCCCCACTACGGCTTCCACGTCAAGGTCGGTGGCGGCCTCTCCGACGGTCCGCGGATGGCCTCGCCGCTGGACGTGTTCGTCCTGCCCGAACACGCCGTCGAGTTCTGCCGCGCGGTGGCCCAGACGTTCAAGGAACTGGGCGACCGGAACAACCGGGGCGTCTGCCGGATGCGTTACCTCGTCGAGCAGCTGGGCCCCGAGAAATTCGAGGAAGCGGTCCGCGACCGCTGCCAGGTCGACCTCCCCACGCGCGGGACGGACCTCACCCAGGGGTACCGGGGCGACCACGTCGGCGTCCACGACCAGAAGGACGGCGACCTGAAGTACGTCGGCTTCAACGTCATCGCCGGCCGGATGGGCGGCGACGAGTTCGCCGAGGCCGCCCGCGCGGCGAGGGAGTACGGCACCGAGGACGCCTCGGTCAGACTGGCGACGGACCAGAACTTCCTGATCACCCACGTCCCGCCCGAGAACGTCGGTGACCTGCTGAACGAGCCCTTCGCCCGGAACTACCGACCCGACCCGGGGCCGTTCTCCCGCGGCGCGGTGGGCTGTACCGGTTCGGAGTTCTGCAACTACGGCATCATCGAGACCAAGAATCGGGTCCGCCGCTGGGCCAAGGCACTGGACCGACAGATCGACACGCCCGACGACCTCGACGTCGTCCGGATGCACATGTCGGGCTGTTCGGCCTCCTGCGCCCAGCCCCAGATCGCCGACATCGGTTTCCGCGGCGAGACGGTCAACGTCAACGATCCGGAGGGCACGACCAACGAGGAGGGCGACAACATCGTCGAGGGGATGGACTTCGGCCTCGGCGGGAGCCTCGGCTCGGACAACGAGTTCCTCGACTGGGTGGAAAATGCGGTTCCGGCGGGGAGCGTCATCCCGGCGCTCGAACAGCTGTTCGACGCCTACGCCGACGAACGCGAGGATGGAGAGCGGTTCTACGAGTGGTGTCGCCGGGTGGACAACGACCGCCTGCGCCAGATAATGCAGCGCGCCGACGCCAACGTGGCCGGCGGGGTCGCCCACGACGGGGAGGGGGGTGTCGCCGATGACTGA
- a CDS encoding translation initiation factor IF-6: MLRAVFSGSAYVGVFARATDDCLLVRPDVEDDLREDLGEELEVPVVPTTVAGSGTVGALATGNENGLLVSSRVTERERDRIAEATDLPVHELPGRINAAGNVVCCNDSGAYVHADLSREAVQAVKDALEVPVERGTLATVQTVGTAAVANNRGVLCHPKSTDAELDALEDLLGVPADIGTVNYGGPLVGSGLVANENGYVVGNDTTGPELGRIDDALGYID; the protein is encoded by the coding sequence TTGCTCCGCGCGGTCTTCTCCGGCTCGGCGTACGTGGGCGTGTTCGCCCGCGCGACCGACGACTGTCTCCTGGTGCGGCCGGACGTCGAGGACGACCTCCGCGAGGACCTGGGCGAGGAACTCGAGGTGCCCGTTGTCCCGACAACCGTCGCCGGATCGGGGACCGTCGGCGCGCTCGCGACCGGCAACGAGAACGGGCTGCTCGTCTCCAGTCGCGTCACCGAGCGCGAGCGCGACCGGATCGCCGAGGCCACGGACCTGCCGGTCCACGAACTGCCGGGCCGGATCAACGCCGCCGGCAACGTCGTCTGCTGTAACGACTCCGGTGCGTACGTCCACGCCGACCTCTCCCGGGAGGCCGTGCAGGCGGTGAAAGACGCCCTCGAGGTTCCCGTCGAACGCGGCACGCTGGCGACGGTCCAGACCGTCGGCACCGCCGCCGTCGCGAACAACCGCGGCGTGCTCTGTCACCCCAAGTCCACGGACGCCGAACTCGACGCGCTCGAAGACCTGCTCGGTGTCCCCGCCGACATCGGCACGGTCAACTACGGCGGCCCGCTCGTCGGCTCCGGACTCGTCGCCAACGAGAACGGTTACGTCGTCGGCAACGACACCACCGGCCCGGAACTTGGCCGCATCGACGACGCACTGGGCTACATCGACTGA
- a CDS encoding tetratricopeptide repeat protein, producing MTDRERDDHEFSEGQGFGDPYDPFDLDPPELSVDPDKVDPVDSRVVTDMLDERNLSKGEVDAEELLDVGVSYVHINRHEQAADTFERAAMFADRLDVEQEAWANKGAAHAEMEEWDAAIGAYREAIAIADEEDAERDPERASQGAPSSEHTATAETNLAYALWESGQTEQALEHAERAVERDPRFAEAWYNRGFFLLERGLAEDAVEAFDNAIRLGFRNAEILGEKARALEEVGEYDRAQEIAEEAEEMRERAEEELVE from the coding sequence ATGACTGACCGAGAGCGCGACGACCACGAGTTCTCCGAGGGGCAGGGGTTCGGCGACCCGTACGATCCCTTCGACCTCGACCCGCCGGAGCTGTCCGTCGACCCCGACAAGGTGGACCCGGTCGACTCCCGGGTCGTCACGGACATGCTCGACGAGCGCAACCTCTCGAAGGGGGAGGTCGACGCCGAGGAACTGCTCGACGTCGGCGTCTCGTACGTCCACATCAACCGCCACGAGCAGGCCGCCGACACGTTCGAGCGGGCAGCGATGTTCGCCGACCGCCTCGACGTCGAACAGGAAGCCTGGGCCAACAAGGGCGCGGCCCACGCCGAGATGGAGGAGTGGGACGCCGCCATCGGCGCCTACCGCGAGGCCATCGCCATCGCCGACGAGGAGGACGCCGAGCGTGACCCCGAGCGCGCGAGCCAGGGCGCGCCCAGCAGCGAACACACCGCCACCGCGGAGACGAACCTGGCCTACGCCCTCTGGGAGTCCGGCCAGACCGAGCAGGCCCTGGAACACGCCGAGCGCGCCGTCGAGCGGGACCCGCGCTTCGCCGAAGCCTGGTACAACCGCGGCTTCTTCCTCCTGGAGCGCGGCCTCGCGGAGGACGCCGTCGAGGCCTTCGACAACGCCATCCGCCTGGGCTTTCGCAACGCCGAGATCCTCGGCGAGAAGGCCCGTGCCCTCGAAGAGGTCGGCGAGTACGACCGCGCCCAGGAGATCGCCGAGGAGGCAGAAGAGATGCGCGAACGAGCCGAGGAGGAACTGGTCGAGTGA
- a CDS encoding DUF424 domain-containing protein: MLLNERETDEGLLVSVCDPDVLGETFENGKVSLTVDEAFYDGEEADEQAVVDSLARCSVANLVGTDSVALAVEHGFVEEENVLDLEGTRHAQLLWM; encoded by the coding sequence ATGCTACTCAACGAACGCGAGACGGACGAGGGGCTGCTCGTCTCCGTCTGCGACCCCGACGTCCTGGGCGAGACCTTCGAGAACGGGAAGGTCTCCCTCACCGTCGACGAGGCGTTCTACGACGGCGAGGAGGCCGACGAACAGGCCGTCGTCGACAGCCTCGCGCGGTGCAGCGTCGCCAACCTCGTCGGCACCGACAGCGTCGCCCTCGCCGTCGAACACGGCTTCGTCGAGGAGGAGAACGTCCTCGACCTGGAGGGGACCCGCCACGCACAGCTCCTCTGGATGTAG
- a CDS encoding Coenzyme F420 hydrogenase/dehydrogenase, beta subunit C-terminal domain encodes MTEERDASGEGRMPGVPDGPGTDHSDVSGPEAHGDPEDSHAHGHSHDHADHSDHGDHGDDEERCGCGSSCGCGDTGGDSTAVPDGGATPANVDEDGKLGDVEFTKPAEGLSQDVEDGRPDEIVNPPDGAKPGTPSYGIRAEMNDIETPEDKTWFMELDEAVIDEGRCIQCGTCVASCPSDSIGIGEDGLPELVKMCTGCSMCWDFCPRGGLRYERQWKITGGDDNVKGAGDPITEFSAKVEEDWREGAQDGGLVTSVLIHLLEAGEIDGALVATESDDEPWKAESFLATTPAELIDSAGSIYNQTMALGNLGLDQWEHKLPDKDPADISLALVGTPCEIEGIRALQDFEWDYASQEAGVRAVDYTIALMCTKNFNYERLMGEQLVEQRDIDLDDVGKMDVLDGKMMVYDRDGELIVDEDVEAFHGAALKGCDECADFTGYCADLTVGSVGSSDEYSSVIVRTEQGLDAWELTKDDLDYHDLEDRGAVGGLQSWDKKKAFDSLERPFDPDAPRFIDYADHAANYGTELNPHEAGH; translated from the coding sequence ATGACTGAAGAGCGGGACGCGAGCGGCGAGGGTCGAATGCCAGGCGTTCCGGACGGCCCCGGAACGGACCACAGTGACGTCTCGGGTCCCGAGGCTCACGGAGATCCAGAGGACAGCCATGCTCACGGCCACTCGCACGACCACGCAGACCACAGCGACCACGGCGACCACGGCGATGACGAGGAAAGGTGTGGCTGCGGGAGTTCGTGCGGCTGTGGCGACACCGGTGGTGACTCGACCGCGGTCCCAGACGGAGGAGCCACGCCCGCCAACGTCGACGAGGACGGCAAGCTCGGCGACGTCGAGTTCACGAAGCCCGCAGAGGGCCTCAGCCAGGACGTCGAGGACGGCCGGCCCGACGAGATAGTCAATCCGCCCGACGGCGCGAAACCGGGCACGCCATCGTACGGGATCCGCGCGGAGATGAACGATATCGAGACGCCCGAGGACAAGACCTGGTTCATGGAACTGGACGAGGCGGTCATCGACGAGGGCCGCTGCATCCAGTGTGGGACCTGCGTCGCATCGTGTCCCTCCGACTCCATCGGCATCGGCGAGGACGGCCTGCCGGAACTCGTCAAGATGTGCACCGGCTGCTCGATGTGCTGGGACTTCTGTCCCCGCGGGGGCCTGCGCTATGAGCGCCAGTGGAAGATCACCGGCGGCGACGACAACGTCAAGGGCGCCGGCGACCCCATCACCGAGTTCTCGGCGAAGGTCGAGGAAGACTGGCGTGAGGGCGCCCAGGACGGTGGGCTCGTGACGAGCGTCCTGATCCACCTGCTCGAAGCAGGCGAGATCGACGGGGCACTGGTCGCCACGGAGAGCGACGACGAGCCATGGAAGGCCGAGTCCTTCCTGGCGACCACGCCCGCAGAACTGATCGACAGCGCCGGGAGCATCTACAACCAGACGATGGCGCTGGGGAACCTGGGGCTCGACCAGTGGGAGCACAAACTGCCCGACAAAGACCCAGCAGACATCTCGCTCGCGCTCGTGGGGACACCCTGTGAGATAGAGGGGATCCGCGCGCTGCAGGACTTCGAGTGGGACTACGCGAGCCAGGAGGCCGGCGTCCGCGCCGTCGACTACACCATCGCCCTGATGTGCACGAAGAACTTCAACTACGAGCGCCTGATGGGCGAGCAACTGGTCGAACAGCGCGACATCGACCTCGACGACGTCGGCAAGATGGACGTCCTCGACGGGAAGATGATGGTGTACGACCGCGACGGGGAGTTGATCGTCGACGAGGACGTCGAGGCGTTCCACGGCGCCGCCCTCAAGGGCTGTGACGAGTGCGCGGACTTCACCGGCTACTGCGCCGACCTGACGGTGGGCTCCGTGGGGTCCAGCGACGAGTACTCCTCGGTCATCGTCCGGACCGAGCAGGGCCTGGACGCCTGGGAGCTGACGAAGGACGACCTGGACTACCACGACCTGGAGGACCGCGGCGCCGTCGGCGGGCTCCAGTCCTGGGACAAGAAGAAGGCCTTCGACTCCCTGGAGCGTCCCTTCGACCCCGACGCGCCGCGCTTCATCGACTACGCGGACCACGCCGCAAACTACGGGACCGAACTGAACCCCCACGAAGCCGGGCACTGA
- the ftsY gene encoding signal recognition particle-docking protein FtsY — translation MFDGLKDKLGSFTSDVEEDVDEEAVEDEAAEDEAADAEAEADQPAEPDASADAGAETEDEESAGDASDEEDAEEEGESAAEPEGGEDADGEAEEAADEEAEEAEDDGSGRGFAQRAKILASGKSVIDEDDLDDHLDDLELALLSSDVEMGVAGEILEGVKENLVGETRRRLSSTGNLVRDAVREALYDVISVGQFDFEERVAEADKPVVIIFTGVNGVGKTTTIAKLSQYLEERGLSSVLANGDTYRAGANEQLQKHADNLDRTLISHEQGSDPAAVVYDAVEYAEANDVDVVLGDTAGRLHTSDDLMAQLEKIDRVVDPDMTIFVDEAVAGQDAVNRAREFNDASAIDGAILTKADADSQGGAAISVAHVTGKPILFLGTGQGYDDIERFDPEEVVDRLFEE, via the coding sequence ATGTTCGACGGACTGAAAGACAAGCTGGGCAGTTTCACGTCCGACGTCGAGGAGGACGTGGACGAGGAGGCCGTCGAGGACGAAGCCGCCGAGGACGAGGCGGCGGACGCCGAGGCCGAAGCCGACCAGCCTGCCGAACCGGACGCGTCCGCGGATGCCGGTGCCGAGACGGAAGACGAGGAATCGGCCGGCGACGCATCCGACGAGGAAGACGCCGAGGAGGAGGGCGAGTCGGCGGCCGAACCCGAGGGCGGGGAAGATGCCGACGGGGAAGCCGAGGAAGCCGCGGACGAGGAAGCCGAAGAAGCCGAGGACGACGGTTCGGGCCGCGGATTCGCCCAGCGCGCGAAGATTCTCGCGTCGGGCAAGTCCGTCATCGACGAGGACGACCTGGACGACCACCTGGACGACCTCGAACTCGCCTTGCTTTCGAGCGACGTCGAGATGGGCGTCGCCGGCGAGATCCTCGAGGGCGTGAAGGAGAACCTCGTCGGCGAGACCCGCCGGCGACTCTCCAGCACGGGCAACCTCGTGCGGGACGCGGTCCGCGAGGCGCTGTACGACGTGATCAGCGTCGGCCAGTTCGACTTCGAGGAGCGCGTTGCCGAGGCCGACAAGCCCGTCGTCATCATCTTCACCGGCGTCAACGGCGTCGGGAAGACGACCACCATCGCGAAGCTCTCCCAGTACCTCGAAGAACGCGGCCTCTCGTCGGTGCTGGCCAACGGGGACACCTACCGCGCCGGCGCGAACGAGCAGCTCCAGAAACACGCCGACAACCTCGACCGGACGCTGATCTCCCACGAGCAAGGCTCCGACCCGGCGGCGGTCGTCTACGACGCCGTCGAGTACGCCGAGGCCAACGACGTCGACGTGGTGCTGGGCGACACCGCCGGTCGCCTGCACACCTCCGACGACCTGATGGCCCAGCTTGAGAAGATCGACCGCGTCGTCGACCCGGACATGACCATCTTCGTCGACGAGGCGGTCGCCGGCCAGGACGCCGTCAACCGCGCGCGCGAGTTCAACGACGCTTCGGCCATCGACGGCGCCATCCTGACGAAGGCCGACGCCGACTCCCAGGGCGGTGCCGCGATTTCGGTCGCCCACGTCACCGGGAAGCCCATCCTCTTCCTCGGGACGGGCCAGGGGTACGACGACATCGAACGGTTTGACCCCGAAGAAGTGGTTGATAGGCTGTTCGAAGAGTAG
- the pfdA gene encoding prefoldin subunit alpha yields MSLGGGGGGQAQQLAQEIEQIEQEQEAIENEIENLRDEQTEIDEAIEAIRTLDSGDTVQVPLGGDAYLRAEIADIDEVIVSLGGGYAAEREEEGAIDSLETKKDTIDERIEELQSQVTELESEAEQLEQQAQQMQQQQMQQMMQQQQAEQGEQDDE; encoded by the coding sequence ATGAGCCTCGGTGGTGGCGGCGGCGGCCAGGCCCAGCAGCTCGCCCAGGAGATCGAACAGATCGAGCAGGAGCAGGAAGCCATCGAGAACGAGATCGAGAACCTCCGCGACGAGCAGACGGAGATCGACGAGGCCATCGAGGCTATTCGTACGCTCGACAGCGGCGACACGGTGCAGGTCCCGCTGGGCGGCGACGCCTACCTCCGCGCGGAGATCGCCGACATCGACGAGGTCATCGTCTCGCTCGGCGGCGGCTACGCCGCGGAGCGCGAGGAGGAGGGCGCAATCGACAGCCTCGAGACCAAGAAGGACACCATCGACGAGCGCATCGAGGAACTGCAGTCCCAGGTCACCGAACTCGAGTCGGAGGCCGAGCAGCTCGAACAGCAGGCCCAGCAGATGCAACAGCAGCAGATGCAGCAGATGATGCAGCAACAGCAGGCCGAGCAGGGCGAGCAGGACGACGAGTAG
- a CDS encoding 50S ribosomal protein L31e: MSANDFEERVVTVPLRDAKAEPKQERADRAMSLVREHLATHFSVDGDAVRLDPSINEAVWERGRSKPPSKLRVRAARFDEEGESVVEAETAD; this comes from the coding sequence ATGAGCGCGAACGACTTCGAGGAGCGCGTCGTCACCGTCCCGCTCCGAGACGCCAAGGCCGAACCGAAACAGGAGCGTGCCGACCGCGCGATGTCGCTCGTTCGAGAGCACCTCGCCACGCACTTCTCCGTCGACGGCGACGCCGTGCGCCTCGACCCCTCGATCAACGAGGCGGTGTGGGAACGCGGTCGCTCGAAGCCCCCGAGCAAGCTTCGCGTTCGCGCCGCCCGCTTCGACGAGGAGGGCGAGAGCGTCGTCGAAGCAGAGACCGCGGACTGA
- a CDS encoding 50S ribosomal protein L39e, translating into MSKKSKAKKQRLAKLDNQNSRVPAWVTLKTDRNVQRNPKRRNWRRSNTDE; encoded by the coding sequence ATGAGCAAGAAGTCCAAGGCCAAGAAGCAGCGTCTGGCCAAACTCGACAACCAGAACAGCCGCGTCCCGGCGTGGGTCACCCTCAAGACCGACCGCAACGTCCAGCGCAACCCGAAGCGACGCAACTGGCGCCGTAGCAACACCGACGAATAA
- a CDS encoding bifunctional 4-hydroxy-2-oxoglutarate aldolase/2-dehydro-3-deoxy-phosphogluconate aldolase has protein sequence MTNKRAVQDKLVESGVVAVLRGIDEDDIVPVAKAIHEGGVTALELTADAKRCSEMIAAVDRELADTDAVIGAGTVMDAAAARNVVEAGAEFVLAPNVNEEVLKVCNRAGVVSVPGVMTPTEADRAMAAGADILKMFPASTVGPGHIGALQGPLGDVPIMPTGGVSADNVADYFEADAVAVGAGSALVNYEAIEEGDMDGVRERAADFVAAVEAARE, from the coding sequence ATGACGAACAAACGGGCGGTCCAGGACAAACTGGTCGAGAGCGGCGTCGTCGCGGTGCTTCGCGGGATCGACGAGGACGACATCGTCCCCGTGGCGAAGGCCATCCACGAGGGCGGGGTCACGGCGCTCGAACTGACGGCCGACGCCAAGCGCTGCAGCGAGATGATCGCGGCGGTCGACCGGGAACTCGCGGACACCGACGCGGTGATCGGTGCGGGCACGGTCATGGACGCGGCGGCGGCCCGGAACGTCGTCGAGGCCGGCGCGGAGTTCGTCCTCGCGCCCAACGTCAACGAGGAGGTACTGAAGGTGTGCAACCGCGCCGGCGTCGTCTCCGTCCCGGGCGTCATGACGCCGACGGAGGCCGACCGGGCGATGGCCGCGGGCGCGGATATCCTGAAGATGTTCCCCGCCTCGACGGTCGGGCCGGGTCACATCGGCGCGCTCCAGGGCCCGCTCGGTGACGTTCCGATCATGCCGACGGGCGGGGTCTCCGCGGACAACGTCGCCGACTACTTCGAGGCCGACGCGGTGGCCGTCGGCGCGGGGTCGGCGCTGGTGAACTACGAGGCCATCGAGGAGGGTGACATGGACGGGGTCCGCGAGCGGGCCGCCGACTTCGTCGCGGCGGTCGAAGCGGCACGGGAGTGA
- a CDS encoding ZIP family metal transporter gives MPLVENLVLVFVAGLITALATGLGALPFFVVDDFSDRWNVTLWGLASGIMVAASVFGLLREGLAYGSPVLLVPGMAAGVALVVVGHRLVDGIKHSPKQYEEADFRKLVLILGVLTVHSFPEGVAVGVSFGELGLAEAETVGVLGFGLPVLAVFMTVAISIHNVPEGVAVSIPLRSLHVSEWRMVWWAVFSSLPQPIGAVVAFYFVSLAKEFLPLGFGFAAGAMIYLVATEFVPEALEYGADLPGKGRRELVVGALVGVLIMIPLAFV, from the coding sequence ATGCCGCTGGTCGAGAATCTGGTGCTCGTGTTCGTCGCCGGGCTGATTACGGCGCTGGCCACCGGGCTCGGGGCGCTCCCATTCTTCGTGGTCGACGACTTCTCAGACAGGTGGAACGTCACCCTCTGGGGACTCGCCTCGGGCATCATGGTCGCGGCGTCGGTGTTCGGCCTGCTCCGGGAGGGACTCGCCTACGGGTCACCGGTGTTGCTCGTCCCCGGGATGGCCGCGGGCGTCGCACTGGTGGTCGTCGGCCACCGCCTCGTCGACGGAATCAAACACAGCCCGAAACAGTACGAGGAGGCCGACTTCCGGAAACTCGTGCTCATCCTGGGTGTGCTGACCGTCCACAGCTTTCCAGAGGGCGTCGCCGTCGGCGTCTCCTTCGGCGAACTCGGCCTGGCCGAGGCGGAGACGGTCGGCGTCCTCGGCTTCGGCCTGCCCGTTCTCGCCGTGTTCATGACCGTCGCCATCTCGATCCACAACGTCCCCGAGGGCGTCGCGGTATCGATCCCGCTGCGGTCGCTGCACGTCAGCGAGTGGCGCATGGTGTGGTGGGCGGTGTTCTCCTCGCTCCCACAGCCCATCGGCGCCGTCGTCGCGTTCTACTTCGTCTCGCTCGCGAAGGAGTTCCTGCCGCTGGGCTTCGGGTTCGCGGCCGGCGCGATGATCTACCTCGTCGCCACGGAGTTCGTCCCGGAGGCACTGGAGTACGGCGCCGACCTCCCCGGGAAAGGCCGTCGCGAACTCGTCGTGGGCGCCCTGGTTGGTGTCCTGATCATGATCCCCCTCGCGTTCGTCTAG
- a CDS encoding SDR family NAD(P)-dependent oxidoreductase — protein MSQRFQNDVAVVTGGGAGIGAATCRRLAREGAHVVAVDWDGESAEETVDAIHRDGGPESLAIETDVSDESAVAEMADRVDERFGAVDALVNNAGIRVDPKPVTEADEASWDRVLDVNLKGTAFCSKHLVPLIDDGSGGAVVNVASVGAGWARENWAQYDATKGGIVSMTHDMACDHADQDIRVNAVSPGWVITEYHVGDRTGQAAREFVDEKTTRGGSDENILERAAKPDELAAAICFLASDEASFLTGVNVPVDGGASVI, from the coding sequence ATGAGCCAGCGATTCCAGAACGACGTCGCCGTCGTCACCGGTGGCGGTGCGGGGATCGGCGCCGCGACGTGCCGGCGCCTCGCCAGAGAGGGCGCCCACGTGGTCGCGGTCGACTGGGACGGCGAATCGGCCGAGGAGACCGTCGATGCGATCCATCGAGACGGTGGCCCCGAATCCCTCGCGATCGAGACCGACGTGAGCGACGAGAGTGCAGTCGCGGAGATGGCCGACCGGGTCGACGAACGGTTCGGCGCGGTCGACGCCCTCGTCAACAACGCCGGGATCAGGGTCGACCCGAAGCCCGTGACCGAAGCCGACGAAGCGAGCTGGGACCGCGTGCTCGACGTGAATCTCAAGGGGACGGCCTTCTGCAGCAAACACCTCGTTCCACTCATCGACGACGGCAGCGGTGGCGCCGTCGTCAACGTCGCGTCGGTCGGTGCCGGCTGGGCCCGGGAGAACTGGGCGCAGTACGACGCGACGAAGGGCGGTATCGTGTCGATGACGCACGACATGGCCTGTGACCACGCGGACCAGGACATCCGGGTCAACGCCGTCTCTCCCGGCTGGGTCATCACGGAGTACCACGTCGGCGACCGGACGGGGCAGGCGGCCCGGGAGTTCGTCGACGAGAAGACGACCCGGGGCGGTTCCGACGAGAACATCCTCGAACGGGCCGCGAAACCGGACGAGCTCGCCGCGGCCATCTGCTTTCTCGCCTCCGACGAGGCGTCCTTCCTGACCGGCGTGAACGTCCCCGTCGACGGCGGCGCGTCGGTGATCTGA
- the rpl18a gene encoding 50S ribosomal protein L18Ae, whose protein sequence is MSEFTVTGSFQARDGMQQFEKTIEAPNEDVAEDRAYAEFGSKHGLKRTQVEISEVAA, encoded by the coding sequence ATGAGTGAGTTTACTGTGACGGGTTCGTTCCAGGCCCGCGACGGGATGCAGCAGTTCGAGAAGACTATCGAGGCACCGAACGAGGACGTCGCCGAGGACCGCGCCTACGCGGAGTTCGGCTCCAAGCACGGGCTCAAGCGCACGCAAGTCGAAATCAGCGAGGTGGCGGCATGA